CGAAATCCTCGGCGTAGCCGAAGTGCACGACTCTCTTTCCGAGCCGCTGCCGGGCCTCGGCGAAGTGCGGCGAGCTCCCCCCGAACGACTCCCCCAGAATCGCGACATCGAAGCATAGCCCCTCGTCCTGAAGCCGGTAAAGGGCCTCGAAGAACTCCTCCGGGTTCTTGTCGTATTCCCAGCGGTGGTTCCACAGGATCAGCGGCGAACGGTCATGCTCAGGTCTCGAGGGCGGACGAAAGGCGTCGAGGCGCTTCAGGTCCATCCCCACGGGCAGAACCGAGCACTTTTCGGCGATGGCCGGCAGGGTGTTCAGCTCGTTGTGGTCCGGGAAGGAGCGCAAAAAGCGCGGCAACTCCCCCAGGAAGGACTCGAGGTGATAGCGGGAGTTGAACAGGACGGCATCGGCGGCCAGGGCGCTGGCGTAATTGATGAATCCGTAGTGGGCGTCGCGCTGCTGGGCCGGGTCGCGATCGTCCGGCGACCAAGGGTAGGTCAACTGGTTTTCGTGGAAATAGATCGCCACCGGCAGCCGGGCGGTCTTCTGCCGGGTCAGGGCCAGGAAGACCGTCAGATCGAGCATGTCGGTGGCCAGAAGGAGGTCGGGCTCGAAGGTTCCGGCCAAGTAGCGCCGCGCCAGGGTCACGGCGGCGCCGTGCATGCGCCACTTCCAGTGCCGGCCGCCCAGCTTCAGCACCTCGATGTCGTGCCTGCTGCAGCGGACGAACTCGTCGACCCAGACGGCATGGGAGCCGGCGTAAAACGGTTCAAGGAGGGTGATTTTCATGGGATATTTCGAAGGCAGGCCGCAGGATGGTCAGGCCGCACCCTCTTCGCAGGAGGCCGCGGATGAGGAGGAAGGCGCCGCGACGACCCGGTTGCGGCCCTGCTCCTTGGCGTTGTAAAGGGCCTCGTCGGCCAGGGCCACAAGGTCCGCCGCATCCTGGTCCTTCGAGGGGAGCAGGGAGGCCGCCCCCAGGCTGACCGATACGAAAGGGCTGACCGTCGAGGCTTTGTGCTCGACCTGCAGGGAGGCCACGGCCTCGAGCGCGCGGTCGGCAACCTCCAGCGCGCCTTCGATTCCGACTCCCGGAAGAAGCAGGGCGAACTCCTCCCCTCCGTAACGGGCAGCCATGTCCGCCGGCCTCAGAACCGACGACGACAGGGCCCGGGCGACCAGTTTCAAGCAGTCGTCCCCGCCCTGGTGCCCGTAGGTATCGTTGAACTTCTTGAAGAAGTCGATGTCGCCGAGCAGCAGGGAGAAGGGGAGCTGCTCGCGAGCGAGGCGGTCCCACTCCTGCTTCAGCTTTTCGTCGAAGGCGCGGCGGTTGGGTATCTGGGTCAGTCCGTCGAGCCGGGCCATGCGCTGAAGTTCGGCATTTGCCTCGGCCAGCTCGTTTTCGGCCTTCTTGCGGCTGGAGATATTCTTTAACTGCACCACGATTCCGGGCGAGCCGTCGAGAGTCACCAGGGGGGCGCTGGTCAGGATATAGTGTTCGACCTCCCCGTCGTCATCGCCGCTGATCTGGATGTCCAGGTCCCTGCTCGAAGAACGCTTGGTGGTCATGGCGAGG
Above is a genomic segment from Desulfuromonas sp. containing:
- a CDS encoding DUF3524 domain-containing protein; this encodes MKITLLEPFYAGSHAVWVDEFVRCSRHDIEVLKLGGRHWKWRMHGAAVTLARRYLAGTFEPDLLLATDMLDLTVFLALTRQKTARLPVAIYFHENQLTYPWSPDDRDPAQQRDAHYGFINYASALAADAVLFNSRYHLESFLGELPRFLRSFPDHNELNTLPAIAEKCSVLPVGMDLKRLDAFRPPSRPEHDRSPLILWNHRWEYDKNPEEFFEALYRLQDEGLCFDVAILGESFGGSSPHFAEARQRLGKRVVHFGYAEDFADYAAWLWRADLLPVHSLHDFFGVSVVQAMHCNCVPLLPNRLAYPEHVPEDERERFFYTDFEDLVRRMRNLLKNPDPGPGPEPHSFVARYDWEHMAPRYDALLEELVLEQKR
- a CDS encoding diguanylate cyclase, producing the protein MDDAPESLQKRIQELEAENEELRLACEDAQDSLVGLEQAYGESNAKILRAEMSSMELEQVVQACTDPLWVIREDHIVVRANRAMLAFLGKPLEEVVGKECFELLDYSHCKTDTCPLAMTTKRSSSRDLDIQISGDDDGEVEHYILTSAPLVTLDGSPGIVVQLKNISSRKKAENELAEANAELQRMARLDGLTQIPNRRAFDEKLKQEWDRLAREQLPFSLLLGDIDFFKKFNDTYGHQGGDDCLKLVARALSSSVLRPADMAARYGGEEFALLLPGVGIEGALEVADRALEAVASLQVEHKASTVSPFVSVSLGAASLLPSKDQDAADLVALADEALYNAKEQGRNRVVAAPSSSSAASCEEGAA